In a genomic window of [Empedobacter] haloabium:
- the hemN gene encoding oxygen-independent coproporphyrinogen III oxidase has translation MNIATASLVPSVQFDANVIEKLSMSGPRYTSYPTADRFTPGFGYGSFLEAQAGLKMRGGRRPLSLYVHVPFCENICYYCACNKIVTKDRSKAATYLSYLKQEIDMQGTLFDGINRVEQLHFGGGTPTYFSDRQMEDLMAHLRRNFDFAPDAEGEYSIEIDPRTVDAARVQSLRRQGFNRLSLGVQDFDPDVQKAVNRIQPAEDTIAIMAAARDAGFRSISIDLIYGLPKQTMATMEQTLSKVIVANPDRIALYNYAHMPHLFKPQRRIAESELPAPEVKLEMLALCISRLTAAGYVYIGMDHFAKPEDDLAVAQRQGRLHRNFQGYSTHAEMDLVAVGVSAISAVNATYSQNEKTLDDYYARLDEGKLPVARGYKLDSDDLLRRIIIQRLMCNFELSTRSVEQGWPIRFEDYFARELEQLREFVADGLVTIEDGWISVTLKGRLTIRNICMLFDRHLQQARAQAAASAQPQPLRYSKTI, from the coding sequence ATGAACATCGCCACCGCCTCCCTGGTCCCCTCCGTGCAGTTCGACGCCAACGTCATCGAGAAACTGAGCATGTCCGGCCCGCGCTACACGTCGTATCCGACGGCGGACCGCTTCACGCCCGGCTTCGGCTACGGCAGCTTCCTGGAAGCGCAGGCGGGTCTGAAAATGCGCGGCGGGCGGCGGCCGCTGTCGCTCTACGTGCACGTGCCGTTCTGCGAGAACATCTGCTACTACTGCGCGTGCAACAAGATCGTCACCAAGGACCGCAGCAAGGCGGCCACGTACCTGTCGTACCTGAAGCAGGAGATCGACATGCAGGGCACGCTGTTCGACGGCATCAACCGCGTCGAGCAGCTGCACTTCGGCGGCGGCACGCCCACCTACTTCAGCGACCGCCAGATGGAAGACCTGATGGCGCACCTGCGCCGCAACTTCGACTTCGCGCCGGACGCCGAAGGCGAGTATTCGATCGAGATCGATCCGCGCACCGTGGACGCGGCGCGCGTGCAGTCGCTGCGCCGGCAGGGCTTCAATCGCCTGAGCCTGGGCGTGCAGGACTTCGATCCGGACGTGCAGAAGGCCGTCAACCGTATCCAGCCGGCCGAGGACACCATCGCCATCATGGCCGCCGCGCGCGACGCCGGCTTCCGCTCCATCAGCATCGACCTGATCTACGGCCTGCCGAAGCAGACGATGGCGACGATGGAGCAGACGTTGTCGAAGGTCATCGTCGCCAATCCCGACCGCATCGCGCTGTACAACTACGCGCACATGCCGCACCTGTTCAAGCCGCAGCGGCGCATCGCCGAAAGCGAGCTGCCGGCACCGGAGGTGAAGCTGGAGATGCTGGCGCTGTGCATCAGCCGCCTGACGGCTGCCGGCTACGTCTACATCGGCATGGACCATTTCGCCAAGCCGGAGGACGACCTGGCCGTGGCCCAGCGCCAGGGCCGGCTGCACCGCAACTTCCAGGGTTATTCGACGCACGCGGAAATGGACCTGGTCGCCGTCGGCGTCTCGGCCATCAGCGCCGTCAACGCCACCTACAGCCAGAACGAAAAGACGCTGGACGATTATTACGCCCGCCTGGACGAAGGCAAGCTGCCCGTGGCACGCGGTTATAAGCTGGACAGCGACGACCTGCTGCGCCGGATCATCATCCAGCGCCTGATGTGCAACTTCGAGCTGTCCACGAGATCCGTCGAACAGGGCTGGCCGATCCGCTTCGAGGACTACTTCGCGCGCGAGCTGGAACAGCTGCGCGAGTTCGTCGCCGACGGCCTGGTGACCATCGAGGACGGCTGGATCTCCGTCACCTTGAAAGGCCGCCTGACGATCCGCAATATCTGCATGCTGTTCGACCGCCATCTGCAGCAGGCGCGCGCGCAGGCGGCCGCCAGCGCGCAGCCGCAACCGCTGCGGTATTCGAAGACGATCTGA